A genomic stretch from Natronomonas gomsonensis includes:
- the pstA gene encoding phosphate ABC transporter permease PstA — protein MSDEYASTLVTDETTLGERVASTVIGIGLLVFMLSVLAVARVVTEEASVLGIGLYDFLAVGLLTMGLGVGVVGVGSALGAFDTTPDQTPGTVTAGVFGVIAAAAVWLATLQLGVLGPLGGFPVGLLAGAVTFVGLGLLSEDIGSTLPAVVVAVAVSGAVLTNLLTPAWLWDPEWLSAAFSGSMTIPTLTAAAALLTAWAGAKAYGGYGSEGRQAGAYLLVALNALGMLAVLLAVILFIVTKGIGPAFEGFSLYPFDWPFVLNGYSFRPDVVNGVFPAIVGTLYLVVGATVTGVPVAVAAAVFLTEYAEQGPFVGAVEIATNGLWSTPSVVYGLFGYAFLVPRLGGTTSLLSGILVLGFMLMPLCLITSREAIKSVPDEYRDASAALGVSQWETIKSVVVPAAMPGIVTGVILGVGRIAGETAPILLVMSGGLRDDAPNVLGSFEFTSAPPFVANDALLQSAPALPYQLYATITSGVSADNAVEYGWGTAFVLLVVVLSFYAVGIATRMYFRRRLNYE, from the coding sequence ATGAGCGACGAGTACGCCTCGACGCTGGTCACCGACGAGACGACGCTCGGCGAACGCGTCGCTTCGACGGTCATCGGCATCGGTCTCCTCGTGTTCATGCTGTCGGTGCTGGCGGTCGCCCGTGTGGTGACCGAGGAAGCGTCCGTCCTCGGCATCGGTCTGTACGACTTCCTCGCCGTCGGCCTACTGACGATGGGTCTCGGTGTCGGCGTCGTCGGCGTCGGGTCGGCACTCGGGGCGTTCGATACGACGCCCGACCAAACCCCTGGCACGGTCACGGCTGGGGTCTTCGGCGTCATCGCCGCCGCTGCCGTCTGGCTTGCGACCCTCCAACTCGGCGTGCTCGGTCCGCTTGGTGGCTTCCCTGTCGGCCTGCTCGCGGGCGCGGTCACGTTCGTCGGCCTCGGCCTGTTGTCCGAGGACATCGGGTCGACGCTGCCGGCGGTCGTCGTCGCCGTCGCCGTCTCGGGGGCCGTCCTGACGAACCTGCTGACGCCGGCGTGGCTGTGGGACCCCGAGTGGCTCTCGGCGGCGTTCAGCGGGTCGATGACGATTCCGACGCTGACGGCTGCTGCCGCGCTCCTGACGGCGTGGGCTGGCGCGAAAGCCTACGGCGGCTACGGCAGCGAGGGCCGACAGGCCGGCGCGTACCTCCTGGTCGCGTTGAACGCCCTCGGGATGTTGGCCGTCCTGTTGGCGGTCATCCTCTTTATCGTCACGAAGGGAATCGGTCCCGCCTTCGAGGGGTTCTCGCTGTATCCCTTCGATTGGCCGTTCGTACTGAACGGCTACTCGTTCCGCCCGGACGTGGTCAATGGGGTGTTCCCGGCCATCGTCGGGACGCTGTATCTCGTCGTCGGCGCGACGGTAACGGGCGTGCCCGTCGCCGTCGCCGCCGCCGTCTTCCTCACCGAGTACGCCGAACAGGGACCGTTCGTCGGCGCGGTCGAAATCGCCACGAACGGGCTGTGGTCGACGCCTTCGGTCGTCTACGGCCTGTTCGGCTACGCGTTCCTCGTGCCGCGACTCGGCGGCACCACCTCGCTGCTGTCGGGCATCCTCGTGTTGGGATTCATGCTGATGCCGCTGTGTCTCATCACCTCTCGGGAGGCCATCAAGTCCGTTCCCGACGAGTACCGCGACGCAAGCGCCGCCCTCGGTGTCTCCCAGTGGGAGACCATCAAGAGCGTCGTCGTTCCGGCGGCGATGCCCGGCATCGTCACCGGCGTCATCTTGGGTGTGGGTCGCATCGCCGGCGAGACGGCACCCATTCTCTTGGTGATGTCCGGTGGTTTGCGGGACGACGCGCCGAACGTTCTCGGGTCCTTCGAGTTCACGTCGGCACCGCCGTTCGTCGCCAACGACGCGCTACTGCAGAGCGCGCCGGCGCTGCCGTATCAACTGTACGCGACCATCACCTCGGGCGTTTCCGCGGATAACGCCGTCGAGTACGGCTGGGGAACCGCCTTCGTGCTGTTGGTGGTCGTGTTGTCGTTCTATGCGGTCGGTATCGCCACGCGGATGTACTTCAGACGGAGACTCAACTATGAGTAA
- the pstC gene encoding phosphate ABC transporter permease subunit PstC: MLGSTLFGRLPRLERASGLSTKAAAMLAVLSFSLFATFALFLLNSPLAAVPLVAFVGAVAYGWVAHQDVTARVVTLIATTSTIAILGLITVFIFYRAIPAFRVMGTGLFGFTDPVTVFGVSLPAVETFWSTGSNTYSLVPMIWGTLVTTAIAMVIAGPLGIAGALFLAEIAPPMVRDAVKPGVEILAGIPSIVYGYLGFVTLNTFLFENLRMSNLGSLFLVGLVIGLMALPTVVSVADDALTSVPASMRDGSVAMGATEWQTTKSITLPAALSGVSAAVLLGIGRAIGETMAATVIIGHSQQLPQPLADVFASTETLTSLIASQYGNADGTHLSALFAAGVVLFVTVLVLSVGARRVELRMEKKLGGDP; this comes from the coding sequence ATGCTCGGCTCGACCCTGTTCGGACGGCTTCCGCGACTCGAACGGGCGAGCGGACTCTCGACGAAGGCGGCTGCGATGCTCGCCGTGCTGTCGTTCAGTCTGTTCGCGACGTTCGCGTTGTTCCTGTTGAATAGCCCGCTCGCTGCGGTTCCGTTGGTGGCGTTCGTGGGAGCGGTCGCCTACGGCTGGGTCGCCCACCAAGACGTAACCGCACGAGTCGTCACGCTCATCGCCACTACCTCGACGATTGCGATTCTCGGCCTCATCACGGTGTTCATCTTCTATCGGGCGATTCCCGCCTTCCGGGTAATGGGCACCGGCCTGTTCGGCTTCACCGACCCCGTGACCGTCTTCGGCGTCTCGCTGCCGGCCGTCGAGACGTTCTGGAGCACCGGTTCGAACACCTACTCGCTGGTGCCGATGATTTGGGGGACGCTCGTGACCACCGCCATCGCGATGGTCATCGCGGGACCACTCGGCATCGCGGGGGCGCTGTTCCTCGCGGAAATCGCGCCGCCGATGGTCCGCGACGCGGTGAAGCCGGGCGTGGAGATTCTGGCCGGCATCCCCTCTATCGTCTACGGCTATCTCGGCTTCGTGACGCTGAACACGTTCCTCTTCGAGAACCTTCGGATGTCGAACCTCGGGAGCCTCTTTCTGGTCGGACTCGTCATCGGCTTGATGGCGCTGCCGACGGTCGTCTCCGTCGCCGACGACGCGCTCACGAGTGTGCCTGCGAGCATGCGCGACGGCTCCGTCGCGATGGGGGCCACGGAGTGGCAGACTACCAAGAGCATCACGCTCCCGGCGGCGCTGTCGGGCGTTTCGGCGGCCGTCCTGCTTGGCATCGGTCGGGCCATCGGCGAGACGATGGCTGCGACGGTCATCATCGGCCACAGCCAACAGCTCCCGCAACCGCTGGCCGATGTCTTCGCCAGTACCGAGACGTTGACGAGCCTCATCGCCAGTCAGTACGGAAACGCCGACGGTACGCATCTGAGCGCGCTGTTCGCGGCGGGAGTCGTGCTATTCGTCACCGTGTTGGTGTTGTCCGTCGGGGCGCGCCGCGTCGAACTTCGGATGGAGAAGAAACTCGGGGGTGACCCATGA
- a CDS encoding DoxX family protein, with amino-acid sequence MATNTTQTGPNVFQSRIGSFTVTGKAHSLSAWFVLALRLMMGYAFLYSGITKVLAAEPFSAGGYLNNVAATNGNPLAGVFAWMGSTPWFVEFANVAVPWGEVLIGLGLIVGAVVRLAAFFGALMMLMFYFGNWSVEHGVINGDFAYMLVFLAVAAFGAGRILGLDAYIEQYKIDGQALIEKYPKLDYVLG; translated from the coding sequence ATGGCAACTAACACCACTCAAACCGGACCGAACGTCTTCCAGAGCAGAATCGGTAGCTTCACCGTCACCGGGAAAGCCCACAGCCTCAGCGCGTGGTTCGTCCTCGCGCTTCGGCTCATGATGGGTTACGCGTTCCTCTACTCGGGGATTACCAAGGTCCTCGCCGCGGAGCCGTTCAGCGCGGGTGGCTACCTGAACAACGTCGCCGCGACGAACGGCAACCCCCTCGCTGGTGTCTTCGCGTGGATGGGTTCGACGCCGTGGTTCGTCGAGTTCGCGAACGTGGCCGTCCCGTGGGGTGAGGTCCTCATCGGCCTCGGCCTCATCGTCGGTGCCGTCGTCCGCCTCGCGGCGTTCTTCGGCGCGCTCATGATGCTCATGTTCTACTTCGGGAACTGGAGCGTCGAACACGGCGTCATCAACGGCGACTTCGCGTACATGCTCGTGTTCCTGGCCGTCGCGGCCTTCGGCGCAGGGCGCATCCTCGGACTGGACGCCTACATCGAGCAGTACAAAATCGACGGGCAGGCGCTCATCGAGAAGTACCCGAAACTCGACTACGTCCTCGGGTAA
- the phoU gene encoding phosphate signaling complex protein PhoU, producing MARTDYQRQLRTLRADVVEMGEVVLGRYDGALTALETKDEELARGVIEGDDEINETYLDLESDCIGLFALQQPVASDLRFVAASFKILTDLERIADLASNLAGYALDAERQRYPEVDIRHIGERARAMVADAIDAYDRGDAGIAREVALRDDDIDHLCETASGTVVEDLLRTNYGDESAAILEDTSRLLLTIRDLERVADHAVNVCARIVYMVEHDDELIY from the coding sequence ATGGCACGAACGGATTATCAGCGCCAACTGCGGACGCTTCGGGCCGATGTCGTCGAGATGGGCGAGGTCGTCCTCGGCCGCTACGACGGCGCGCTGACGGCGTTAGAGACGAAAGACGAGGAACTCGCCCGGGGGGTCATCGAGGGCGACGACGAAATCAACGAGACGTATCTCGACCTCGAATCCGACTGCATCGGCCTCTTCGCGCTCCAACAGCCGGTCGCGAGCGACCTCCGGTTCGTCGCCGCCTCGTTCAAGATACTCACCGACCTCGAACGCATCGCCGACCTGGCGAGCAACCTCGCGGGTTACGCGCTCGACGCCGAACGCCAACGGTACCCGGAGGTCGATATCCGACACATCGGCGAGCGGGCGCGGGCGATGGTGGCCGACGCCATCGATGCCTACGACCGCGGCGACGCCGGGATTGCACGTGAGGTCGCGCTGCGCGACGACGACATCGACCACCTCTGTGAGACGGCCAGCGGGACAGTCGTCGAGGATTTACTCCGGACGAACTACGGCGACGAGTCGGCGGCGATACTCGAAGACACCTCGCGGTTGCTGTTGACGATTCGGGACCTCGAACGCGTCGCCGACCACGCGGTCAACGTCTGTGCACGCATCGTCTACATGGTCGAACACGATGACGAGTTGATTTACTGA
- a CDS encoding DUF7521 family protein, translated as MTDYVTFVVALKAVTLVLGGLITYFAANAYRRTGSRPIGFLAVGFGFVTLGSLLAGAAHQAFGLPVNAVLLIESALVAVGFGVITYSLYE; from the coding sequence GTGACCGACTACGTCACCTTCGTCGTCGCGCTGAAGGCCGTCACCCTCGTTCTCGGCGGTCTCATCACGTACTTCGCGGCGAACGCCTACCGCCGAACCGGCTCCCGGCCCATCGGCTTTCTCGCCGTCGGCTTCGGCTTCGTCACGCTCGGGTCGCTTCTGGCCGGCGCCGCCCATCAGGCGTTCGGGCTGCCGGTCAACGCGGTGTTGCTCATCGAGAGTGCGCTCGTCGCCGTCGGCTTCGGCGTCATCACCTACTCTTTGTACGAGTAA
- a CDS encoding ArsR/SmtB family transcription factor — protein MAQATERLQRYLEDELGECRSEDVERRLEELGALERALGEARVEAELGVLSALANETRYTLVRVLVAAGEELCVCELTPLVDVSESGLSHALSNLVDSGLVEGRKEGRWKKYRATNRAVALVTVLEGSIDE, from the coding sequence ATGGCACAAGCCACGGAACGACTCCAGCGGTACCTCGAAGACGAACTCGGGGAGTGTCGCAGCGAGGACGTCGAGCGTCGCCTCGAGGAACTCGGGGCCCTCGAACGCGCGCTTGGGGAGGCCCGCGTCGAGGCGGAACTCGGCGTGCTCTCGGCGCTGGCAAACGAGACGCGCTACACGCTCGTCCGCGTGCTCGTCGCCGCGGGCGAGGAGTTGTGCGTCTGTGAACTGACGCCGCTCGTCGACGTGAGCGAGAGCGGTCTCAGCCACGCGCTGTCGAACCTCGTCGACTCGGGCCTCGTCGAGGGTCGAAAGGAGGGCCGCTGGAAGAAGTACCGAGCGACCAACCGCGCCGTCGCGCTCGTCACCGTCCTCGAGGGCAGCATCGATGAGTAA
- a CDS encoding winged helix-turn-helix domain-containing protein: MVFDTAASERPNPEDVIEALDDDQCLKLLYALDEPRSVKALSEAADVPLSTTYRKISKLEGASLVEERTEIRAGGHHRTTYALDVDRVVLDLVGGPPLGIDIVRPPEPEGKLVEMWSEVRSET, from the coding sequence ATGGTGTTCGATACTGCGGCCTCGGAGCGGCCAAACCCCGAGGACGTAATCGAGGCGCTGGACGACGACCAGTGTCTCAAGTTACTGTACGCCCTGGACGAACCGCGGAGCGTGAAGGCACTCTCGGAGGCGGCGGACGTGCCGCTGTCGACGACGTATCGGAAAATCAGCAAACTCGAAGGTGCCTCACTGGTCGAAGAGCGGACGGAGATTCGGGCCGGCGGCCACCACCGCACCACGTACGCCCTCGATGTCGACCGCGTCGTCCTCGATTTGGTCGGCGGGCCGCCGCTGGGCATCGACATCGTCCGGCCACCCGAACCCGAAGGCAAACTCGTCGAGATGTGGTCCGAGGTGCGGAGCGAAACGTGA
- a CDS encoding phosphate signaling complex PhoU family protein, translating to MKRTATDGGPAERKVQLAGGSTFTVSIPKGWAQERDIAPGTGLFIYPFEDRLVVAPTEHASADRRATIDADTFETEMLVRRIQAAYAAGADTIEIEATTGFSPEQRRAATGTITGLVGMEVAEETTRSLVVRSLLDPAEISLQQTISQLRQLALPMHRDAVEAVVEGDAEFARRVALRDDDVDRLFALVSRQFYRVLVDVREMDQLETDRLTAFTQFRIARQLERVADHAEGIAEIVGRQPAPPNGEIADGIESLAADARGVVTTALDGQPVEALDRRTAVVDALEEFDRTLYDDGGDGAYLYGRLLERIRRTAKNGGNIAEVVSLVDAVDGGP from the coding sequence ATGAAACGAACTGCAACCGACGGCGGGCCGGCCGAACGGAAGGTCCAACTCGCTGGCGGGTCGACGTTCACCGTCTCGATTCCGAAAGGCTGGGCACAGGAACGCGACATCGCGCCGGGAACCGGGCTGTTCATCTACCCGTTCGAGGATCGATTGGTGGTCGCGCCGACCGAACACGCCAGCGCCGACCGGAGAGCCACGATCGATGCCGATACCTTCGAGACGGAGATGCTGGTCCGGCGGATTCAGGCGGCCTACGCCGCCGGCGCCGACACGATCGAGATTGAGGCGACGACAGGGTTCTCGCCCGAACAACGGCGGGCCGCGACCGGAACCATCACCGGGCTGGTCGGCATGGAGGTCGCAGAGGAGACGACCCGGTCGCTCGTGGTTCGGAGCCTGCTCGACCCGGCTGAAATATCGCTCCAACAGACGATTAGCCAACTCCGACAGCTGGCGCTGCCGATGCATCGCGACGCCGTCGAGGCAGTGGTCGAGGGCGACGCCGAGTTCGCCCGTCGGGTCGCGTTGCGCGACGACGACGTCGATCGCCTGTTCGCGCTCGTCAGCCGACAGTTCTACCGCGTCCTCGTCGACGTGCGCGAGATGGACCAACTGGAGACCGACCGACTGACCGCATTCACGCAGTTCCGCATCGCCAGACAGCTGGAACGGGTCGCCGACCACGCCGAGGGTATCGCGGAAATCGTCGGCCGTCAGCCAGCCCCACCGAACGGAGAGATCGCCGACGGAATCGAATCCCTCGCGGCCGACGCTCGCGGCGTCGTCACGACCGCCCTCGACGGCCAGCCGGTCGAAGCTCTCGACCGTCGGACCGCGGTCGTCGACGCACTTGAGGAGTTCGACCGAACTCTCTACGACGACGGTGGCGACGGGGCGTACCTCTACGGGCGTCTCCTCGAGCGCATCCGCCGGACCGCCAAAAACGGTGGCAACATCGCGGAGGTCGTCTCGCTGGTCGACGCCGTCGACGGCGGGCCGTGA
- the pstB gene encoding phosphate ABC transporter ATP-binding protein PstB — translation MSNTTLNETERTDEPQTPRTTTVGESEETIRPSWRQYDFEGDPKISVSGLNVHYGDDHALKDIGMEIPEESVTALIGPSGCGKSTFLRCLNRMNDRIRAAEIDGNVSYDGENIYRDGVNLVELRKRVGMVFQAPNPFPKSIRENVSYGPRKHGDIRTGFFDRLTGRDDRQQRDRIVEESLRKAALWDEVKDRLDENALSLSGGQQQRLCIARCLAVDPDVILMDEPASALDPIATAKIEDLIEQLAEEYTVVVVTHNMQQAARISDQTAVFLTGGELVEYGDTDRIFENPNSDRVEDYITGKFG, via the coding sequence ATGAGTAACACGACACTAAACGAGACGGAACGGACCGACGAACCCCAGACTCCACGGACGACGACGGTCGGTGAGTCCGAGGAGACGATTCGGCCATCGTGGCGCCAGTACGACTTCGAGGGCGACCCGAAGATTTCGGTGAGTGGCCTCAACGTCCACTACGGCGACGACCACGCGCTGAAGGACATCGGCATGGAGATTCCCGAGGAGAGCGTCACCGCGCTCATCGGACCGTCCGGATGCGGGAAATCGACGTTCCTCCGGTGTCTCAACCGGATGAACGACCGGATTCGAGCAGCCGAAATCGACGGCAACGTATCCTACGACGGCGAGAACATCTATCGGGACGGCGTCAACCTCGTCGAACTTCGCAAGCGCGTCGGGATGGTGTTTCAGGCGCCGAACCCGTTCCCGAAGTCGATTCGGGAGAACGTCTCCTACGGGCCGCGCAAACACGGCGACATTCGAACCGGGTTCTTCGACCGCCTCACCGGCCGCGACGACCGCCAACAGCGGGACCGAATCGTCGAGGAGTCCCTCCGGAAGGCGGCGCTGTGGGACGAGGTCAAAGACCGCCTCGACGAGAACGCTCTCAGCCTCTCGGGGGGTCAACAGCAACGGCTCTGTATCGCCCGCTGTCTGGCGGTCGATCCCGACGTCATCCTGATGGACGAACCGGCCTCGGCGCTGGACCCGATTGCGACGGCCAAAATCGAGGACCTCATCGAGCAGTTGGCCGAGGAGTACACCGTCGTCGTCGTCACCCACAACATGCAGCAGGCCGCCCGCATCTCCGACCAGACGGCCGTCTTCCTCACTGGCGGCGAGTTGGTCGAGTACGGCGACACCGACCGGATTTTCGAGAACCCCAACAGCGACCGCGTCGAGGACTACATCACCGGCAAGTTCGGATAA
- a CDS encoding PstS family phosphate ABC transporter substrate-binding protein, whose product MTQDSERPSVAVSRRKMILATGAAGVASLAGCLGGDEGTGSADDSGTAPLTADGSSTVYPITSRGGSLWNGNAPASDEEYWGPSQYGIETDKNMADYWAGLYGFEPSGEEGTPPFFVSVGLNHTGVGLEKLEKGQVDIGDASAPVSAEFPDRPESELEPFTDHVVAIDAQPIIVSSELYEAGITQLTLSDIQDIYRGNVTNWSEFGGPDKEIQAVGRAVGSGTDTSFRANVLGDPDAEMPGVDTRKGQNQQVKTLVDNSDNAIAYIALAFVDDATPAIDLEIEGTLYEYPDDFGTLDYPLSRALHCYTWDGTSDKEAAFLRMILSDYGQQMFVETNDYLPLNDDRRQAEIDKLPEPSN is encoded by the coding sequence ATGACGCAGGACTCAGAGCGTCCGAGCGTGGCTGTATCGCGGCGGAAAATGATTCTCGCGACCGGCGCCGCCGGGGTAGCATCGCTTGCTGGCTGTCTGGGCGGCGACGAGGGGACCGGGTCGGCCGACGATTCGGGTACCGCCCCGCTGACCGCCGACGGCTCTTCGACGGTGTACCCGATAACGAGTCGCGGTGGGTCGCTGTGGAACGGCAACGCGCCGGCTTCCGACGAGGAGTACTGGGGTCCCAGCCAGTACGGCATCGAGACGGACAAGAACATGGCCGACTACTGGGCCGGCCTCTACGGCTTCGAACCCAGCGGCGAGGAGGGCACCCCGCCGTTCTTCGTCAGCGTCGGTCTGAACCACACGGGTGTCGGTCTCGAAAAGCTCGAAAAGGGACAGGTCGACATCGGTGACGCGAGCGCCCCCGTCAGCGCGGAGTTCCCCGACCGACCGGAGTCCGAACTCGAACCGTTTACGGACCACGTCGTCGCCATCGACGCCCAACCCATCATCGTCAGTTCCGAACTGTACGAGGCGGGCATCACGCAGTTGACGCTCTCGGACATCCAGGACATCTACCGCGGCAACGTCACGAACTGGTCGGAGTTCGGCGGCCCCGACAAGGAAATTCAGGCCGTCGGTCGTGCGGTCGGCTCCGGGACCGACACCTCGTTCCGCGCGAACGTCCTCGGCGACCCCGACGCCGAGATGCCCGGTGTCGACACCCGAAAGGGCCAAAACCAGCAGGTCAAGACGCTCGTCGACAACTCCGACAACGCGATTGCGTACATCGCCCTCGCCTTCGTCGACGACGCGACGCCGGCCATCGACCTCGAAATCGAAGGGACGCTGTACGAGTACCCCGACGACTTCGGAACCCTCGATTACCCGCTGTCGCGGGCGCTGCACTGCTACACGTGGGACGGCACCTCCGACAAGGAGGCCGCCTTCCTTCGGATGATTCTCAGCGACTACGGCCAGCAGATGTTCGTCGAGACCAACGACTACCTGCCGCTGAACGACGACCGCAGGCAGGCAGAGATTGACAAACTCCCGGAGCCGTCGAACTGA